The following nucleotide sequence is from Gordonia jinghuaiqii.
TGTGATGTCATTCGACTGTCCGAGATCGACACGACGCTCGACATCTCGGCATTGGACGAGGCGCATGTGCTGAACCACGCCGCCGATCTCGACGGATACTCGTGTGTCGACGACGGCACGTACCAGGCGGATGGAACCGATCTCCGGATCCGCCGTGCTCAGCTGTCCTACGCCACTGCTTCGGGCAACTCGATGCTCTCGATATTCACCGCCACGACCACCGAAACTACATGGCCCACGACCGAACCCGAGATCAAGGAAATGGAAACGCGTTGGCTCCGGAAAACAACAAACCCAACAAGCAGCGCGAGCTGAGCACCTACTTCAGTGGTCGGTTCTCGATGTTCGTCACCTACCCGATCGTGCTGTTCATCGTCGGCCTTCTCGTCGGTTACCTGATGTCACGGTGACGGATACGATGCAGCTGGTGCGATCCTCGCGGAGTCGATGAGGCGTCGCAGATATCGCTGCGCAACCGTCGCTGAGTGTCCGGGGTTACAAGCATCTCAAGGCCCGTGTCTAGGATGCCCTCCGAGCATCTATGGTGGTTTGCGACATCAATGGGGGATTCATGTCGGACTTGGTTGTAGATCCAGCAGCACTCGACACCGCTGCAACAGACGTCTCGAACTGCGCCTCACGATTGATGGCGCTCGAACTGACGTCGTACGCGGGCCTCGAGGGCACGTCGTCGACGTTCGGCGAACTGGCCGGCAACTTCCGGGGTGCGACGGCCGACATGTCGGTGATGGCGGCCACCGCAGACGAACGCATCTGCACCTCCCTGGCCAATCTGTCCGGCGCAGTTGCGGCGTTCTCAGAGCTGGTGGTGGACGCCAAGGAAACCACCCTGGCGACAGACGTTCAGAGCGCCGGCCGTATCCGGGATGCAGTCCCCTTTCCTGAACGCCAAGGGGAACAGACCCACCACATCGTCCCGCTCTCCGTCCTGCTTTCGGTGCAGTAGGTCGATGCCACCGAGCTATAGCGAGGTGACCTCCTGGAAGCCAGAGGTCATGTCCCAGATCGCGAGCGGCATTGTTCGCCTGCAGGCCCACTTGGAGGTCGAGGCGCCGAAGGCGAGCAACCCTGTCCTGAATCTGACAGGCGCGCAATGGCACGGGGAGGCAAGAACACCGGCTGATGATCGTGGCGTCGGGCTCACCAAGTGGATCAGGCACACCGCCGACGAGTACGGCGACCTCGCGGCAGCACTGCGGACAGGGGCGGCCGACATCCGCGGTGCCATCACGGCACTCGAGAGCCGGACGACCCTGGCAGACGGGGACGGCTACATCCTCGATCGGGGTAGCCGCGACTACACCGTGAACTTCGATCCGGCGCGCGCGCCCGAAGGTGCCGAGTACGACGCCGGGCTCGCATACGAGCACCACTCCGCTCTCGTCGGCCTAGGAACTGCGGCTGATGACACCGTGACGGGGGCTCGGGATGCCATCAACGGTGTACTCGGCGAAATCGGGGCTATGACGCCACCTTCTGTGGCTGCGAACCGAGGGCTCGTCGACCCCAAGCTGGCGGAAAGCGATGCGAAAGCGGTACGCGATGGCACGGCCACCCCCGAACAGCGCGGACGTTTCGAACGCATGACGGCGCTTACGCCGCAACAGTTGGAAGACCTCAAAGCGGGTAGGCCGAGTGGCCTGGACCCGTCGCGAATCGAGTACATCAAGACCGTTCTCGGTGTTGAGGGCGATCTATCCGGGCCGGCGGCCACAGCGGCCATCTCCGCCGCACAGAGACGAGGAGAGGACATCGCCGAGGCCTATCGCCGGACGAGGCGGTCAGTCGGTCAATCGGGCATGAGTCCAGACGACGTCGCACGCATGAACTCTCTCGGCAAGTCGATGGCCAAAGGCTCGTTCATTCTCGGTTTGGGGGTGACGGTTTACGACGAATGGAGCAAGTACGATCGCGACGAGCAAGATGGTGGCGACGCTGCCGCAACCGTCGTCGGGGCGGTCGGCGGCGGAGTGATCGGTGGAGCGGCGGCAGGTGCCGTGGTGGGGTCCTTTGCCGGCCCTGTCGGCACGGCAATCGGAGCCGGGATCGGAGCCGCCATCGGTAGCAAGGCAGGCTCCGACGCGATGAAAGTCGTGAAAGGTTGGTTCGATTGATGGCGCGACACGCTGACTCTGGTGAAAGCGACCCCGAATCTGTGCCGCCGTGGAAACTTCGGTCTGAACACGAGGGTCCGCGCCGAAGGCTGTCCACCAGTTTGTCCGACAGTACGACGAGTTTCATGTTCTGGACACCCTTGGCGTGCCTGCCGTCCGGCCTCACCTTCTTCTTGGGGCTGATGTGTGGGAGTGCGATATCACACTGATCGCTGCAGGGACCTGCACAGACGATGGCGTCTACACCGCACAGGACACCGAATTGCGCGTCCACCGCGCGCAACTGGCCTACCAGACCGCGACGGGGCAGTCGGTCCTCACGATCTTCACCGCCACGACTACCGTGTCCGCGGCGGAAACAGTCCGATCAGAAATTAGAGAAATGGCGGACCAGTGGTTGACGACGACAATAAATGGCGACAGCTGAGCACCTACTTCACCGGCAAACTGTCGATGTTCATCACCTACCCCATCCTGACCTTCTGCATCGGGATTCTGCTCGGGTACCTGGCATCGAACTGACACCTCATCTTCCTGCGGCCCCGATTGACTGACCACTCAACGGGCAACTTGCAGAGTTCATTTCGACGTTGCGATCTCGATCGAAGTCGCATCGTCGAAAGAAGTCGGCCAGTCAACGCTCGGCGACCGCGCTGACCCGTACTTCGCTCGCCTTGACCACCAGCACGACTTGGACCCCGGCGACCAACCCCAGATCCGCGGCCGCCTCCCAGGTGACCTCGGCAGCCACGACCTGACCCCCGGCGTCGGTGTTCACCAGCGCGTGGCCTCCACTCGGGACCACGTCGCGGACGGTCGCTCGCAGCGTGGTTCGCGGACTACCGTGCGGCGCTTCGAGATACACGGCCACGGCGCGCGGTGAGAACGTGGCGGCGGCAGGTGTTCCAGTGCCGAGATCACCAGGCGGTACATCCTCCCCAGTCGTCCCGACCACCCGATTCCCGGCTGCGTCGACGACGGCGTTCGCCTCACCGATCCGACCCACAAACAGATTGAGCCCCGACAGCGAAGCACTGAATCGACTCCTCGGATTGGTCAACACGTCACGCGTAGAACCGGATTCGACGACTTGCCCCTGATCCAGGACGACAATGTCCTCCGCAAGGCCGAGAGCGTCCACCGGATCGTGGGTCACCATGATGGTGGTCCGGCCGCGATCGGCGAGCAGACCGCGCAGCAGTGCACGCAGGCGACTGGCGACGCCGACATCGAGGGCGCGAAACGGTTCGTCCAGCAACAGGATTCGCGGATCAGCGGCCAGCGCCCTGGCGATCGCCACACGCTGTGTCTGTCCACCGGAGAGCTGGTCGGGCTTCCGATCGGCAAGGTCGCCGGCCTCGACGGCGCCGAGCCACCGGGTCACTCGTTCACGGACCTCCGCTCGCGGTAGCCTCTGCGCCGACGGCGCGAAGGCCACGTTCTCCGCGACGCTCAGGTGCGGGAACAGGCGCGCATCCTGCGATAGCAACGCGATGCCCCGCCGGTGCGGCGGAACGAAGGCCCGCGGACCACGAAACACGGAATCCCCGAGCGTTATCCGTGTACCGGAGTCTCCCCGGAGCAGTCCCGCGATCACGCGCAGCATCGTCGACTTTCCTGCACCGTTCGGTCCGACGAGCGCGGTTGTCCGGCTCCCGGCGAACCGATGCTCCACCTGCAACCGTGGGACCGCATTGTCGATGGACACGACCAGATCGTCGCCGTTCACAGCGCTCCCACCCCGCCCCGGCGCCGACGGCTGTGCACACCCACCACGACGACCAGCGAGATCAGAACGAGTATGAGCGACAACGGTATCGCCGCCTGTGGATCATCGATCGCAGACACGTAGATCGCCAGGGGTGCGGTCTGGGTGACACCGGGCGCGTTGCCCGCGAAGGTGATCGTCGCGCCGAACTCGCCCAGCGCACGAGCGAACGCCAGCACGACACCGGCGAGGAGCGACGGCATCACGAGCGGCAGCGTCACGCGCCACAGCGTGCGGCTGGGCCCCGCGCCCAGCGTCGCCGCCACCTCTTCGTACCGCGTACCCACCACGCGCACCGCGCCTTCCACGCTGATCACCAGAAAGGGCAGTGCCACAAAACTCTGCGCCAGCACCACCGCAGCCGTACTGAACGCGATGTCGATCCCCGCCGCGTGCAGGTGCTCGCCGACGATCCCCAGCCGGCCGAACGTGTAGAGCAGCGCGAGACCGCCCACCACCGGCGGCAACACCAACGGCAGCAACACCAGGGAGCGCAGCACGCGGACGATAAGGCCGTCGTACCGCGCGAAGATCATCGCCATGGGCACACCCACAACCAGACAGATGACCGTGCTGACCGTCGCGGTGATCAGCGAAAGACGCAGGGCGTCAATCGATGACGGCGAGGTCACCTGGTCGACGAAGGTGTCCCACGGAGAACGTGCGAGCAGCGCCATGGGCGGCAGGACGATCAGCGCGACCCCGAATGCCGCCAGTCCATACACCCATGCAGGCAGCCCCGCGGGATCGCGGCGGAACAGACCGGGTCGACTCAGGGTCACGGTGGCCCGAACCCGGCGCCGGTCAGGATGGCCTGCCCGTCCGGACCGAGCACCAGCTCGACGAATTGTGCACCGAGGTCCCGGGCATCGGCGCCGGCCAGCGTCGTGATCGGGTAGGTGTTGACCACCGCCGCGAACGCCGGGTCGGCCACGGTGTGCACCTTGTCGCCCGCCGCCCTCGTATCGGTCACGTACACGACCCCCGCATCGGCCTGTCCGGTCGTCACCTTGGTGAGTACGGCGTTCACCGATTGCTCCTCCGACGCCGCGTCTACAGTGACGCCGGTGGTGCGCTCCACCGCCTCGGTTGCGGCCCCGCACGGCTGCGCCGGCTGGCACACGACGGTCGTGACGCCGGGTTCGTCCAGATCCGCGAACGACCTTATGTTCCGCGGATTACCGGGCGCGGTGACGATCACCAGTGTGTTGGTCGCGAAGATCCGCGGGTCGAGTGCCGCCGCGCCGAGTTTCGCCATGTTCTTCTCGTCGGCAGCGGCGAACACATCGGCGGGCGCCCCCTGCTTGATCTGATTCACCAGGGTCGACGACCCGTCGAACGACAGGCTCACGGTCACCCCGTCGTGCCGCCGCTCGAATTCGTCGGCGATCGCGGTGAAGGCTGTCTTCAGCGACGACGCAGCCGACACGTCGAGGGTGGTCGTCGACGTGTCGGCGGAACAGCCGGCGAGGAGGGCCAGCGCGAGTCCGGCCCCGACGACGAACCCCTTCATCGGGTGCCCTTGACCGTCTCCACCATGACCGTGGTCGCCTTGACCACCGCGGTGGCCACCGCACCGGGAGCGAGTGCCAGCTCCCGCGCCGACTGCGCGCTCATCAACGAGGTCACCTCGAACGGTCCGCACTGCAGGGTCACCTGAGCCATCACCCCGTCCATCTGGACATCCGTGACGAGCCCGGTGAACCGGTTGCGAGCCGACCGCGCCACCGCGGCCCCGTCGTCGGGAGCCACCGCGCGTTCCCTGGCCAGCGCGGCGAGCCGCGCCCCGTCGACGGTGGCGACGGAACCCTCATCGGACTGTTCGAGTACTCCGGTGGTGATCCACCGGCGGATCGTGTCGTCACTGACGCCGAGCAGTGCTGCGGCGTCCTTGATCCGAATTGCTGACATCGGTGGATTGTATCCGCATTCACGACGATCAGGGCTTGTGATCACCGCTGACGCGGAATATGGGCCGAGGGCTTGACCTCAAGTCTGGTTGAGGTCCTAGCGTTGGCGGCACGCGAGGCGTCGGAGTTCGCGTCCGCCAGACCGATGAGTTCTGTGAGAGCCGGCGGTCTGCCATCTCGAGACCAACAGGCCCCCGAATGAACCCCGAGAAGTCCCCGGTCCCCACCCTGACGTCCGAAAAATCAGTCGCGACTGTCGGACCCCATCGATAACGTGGAGAAACATGAGCTCAGTCACAGTCCCCGCCACCGCACCGGGCGACGTTGCGACGCCCGACGTCGCCATCGAGGCCATCGACCTCGTGAAACGCTTCGGCGACTTCACCGCGGTCGACGGCGTCAGCTTCACCGTGCCGCGCGGCTCGGTGCTCGGCCTGCTCGGCCCCAACGGGGCAGGCAAGACGACCATCGTCCGCATGATGACCACCCTGTCCCCGCCCACCAGCGGAACGGCACGTATCGCCGGATACGACGTCCGCGAGCAACCGGGCATGGTCCGTCAGAACATGGGCCTGACCGGCCAGGCCGCCACGGTCGACGAGATCCTCACCGGTCGCGAGAACCTCCGGATGATCGGCGGTCTGTACGGGATCGGCCGCAAACCCCTGGCCCGCCGCTCCGAGGAACTGCTCGAACAGTTCTCCCTCGGCGAGGCCGGAGACAAGCAGGTCAAGTCGTACTCCGGAGGCATGCGCCGCCGCCTCGACCTCGCCGTCAGCCTGCTCGCCACACCTCCGGTCCTGTTCCTCGACGAACCGACCACCGGACTCGACCCGCGCAGCCGGTCGGAGTTGTGGGATGTCCTGCGCGATCTCGTCGCCGACGGCACCACGCTGCTGCTCACCACGCAGTACCTCGAGGAGGCCGACCAGTTGGCCGACGACATCGTCGTCATCGACAAGGGCACGATCATTGCCCACGGCACCTCCCTGCAGCTCAAGGAACAGGCCGGCTCGGCCAGCCTCGTGCTGACCGTGTCCCACGCCGACGACCTTCCCGCCGCCGAAGCCCTTCTGAGCAAAAACGGCGCGGAGGTGTTCGTCGACACCGCTGCACGCCGCCTGACCACCGGGGCCGGCGGTCTCGGGGACCTCCCCCGGGTCGCCGCGTGGTTCGACGAGAGCGGCATCGCCGTCGACGACTTCGGACTCGCCCGTCCGAGCCTCGACGACGTCTTCCTGTCCCTCACCGGCCACCGAGCCGAAGACACCGATCACACCATCGACGAGGAGAATCCCTGATGACCACCACTGCACACGCCTCGACGGTGGTCGCGGACAGGCCGCGGACTCACCCGACCACGATCTGGCAGCAATCCTGGATCATGGTCAAGCGCAACATGATCCACACCAAGCGGATGCCGGAGATGCTCTCCGACGTCACGATTCAGCCGATCATGTTCGTGCTTCTCTTCGCGTATGTGTTCGGTGCCTCGATCCAGACCGACAGCGCGTCGTACAAAGAGTTCCTGTTGCCGGGCATCATGGGCCAGACGATCGTGTTCACCGCGTTCATCGTGTCCACGGGCATCACCGCCGACCTGGAGAAGGGCATCATCGACCGCTTCCGGTCGCTGCCCATCCAACGGTCCTCCGTGCTGATCGGACGTAGCATCGCCAGTCTGCTCCACAGTTCCATCGGCATCGTGGTGATGGCCGTGACCGGACTGGCCATCGGCTGGCGCATCCGCGGCTC
It contains:
- a CDS encoding acetyltransferase, with amino-acid sequence MISAIEYAIVNLGSTATLRASTPELDFVPPAAWYDLDNDTAHKSMASRVLLRSENPTPVFASNVVIQYFDLGQCDVIRLSEIDTTLDISALDEAHVLNHAADLDGYSCVDDGTYQADGTDLRIRRAQLSYATASGNSMLSIFTATTTETTWPTTEPEIKEMETRWLRKTTNPTSSAS
- a CDS encoding sulfate/molybdate ABC transporter ATP-binding protein; protein product: MNGDDLVVSIDNAVPRLQVEHRFAGSRTTALVGPNGAGKSTMLRVIAGLLRGDSGTRITLGDSVFRGPRAFVPPHRRGIALLSQDARLFPHLSVAENVAFAPSAQRLPRAEVRERVTRWLGAVEAGDLADRKPDQLSGGQTQRVAIARALAADPRILLLDEPFRALDVGVASRLRALLRGLLADRGRTTIMVTHDPVDALGLAEDIVVLDQGQVVESGSTRDVLTNPRSRFSASLSGLNLFVGRIGEANAVVDAAGNRVVGTTGEDVPPGDLGTGTPAAATFSPRAVAVYLEAPHGSPRTTLRATVRDVVPSGGHALVNTDAGGQVVAAEVTWEAAADLGLVAGVQVVLVVKASEVRVSAVAER
- a CDS encoding ABC transporter permease is translated as MTLSRPGLFRRDPAGLPAWVYGLAAFGVALIVLPPMALLARSPWDTFVDQVTSPSSIDALRLSLITATVSTVICLVVGVPMAMIFARYDGLIVRVLRSLVLLPLVLPPVVGGLALLYTFGRLGIVGEHLHAAGIDIAFSTAAVVLAQSFVALPFLVISVEGAVRVVGTRYEEVAATLGAGPSRTLWRVTLPLVMPSLLAGVVLAFARALGEFGATITFAGNAPGVTQTAPLAIYVSAIDDPQAAIPLSLILVLISLVVVVGVHSRRRRGGVGAL
- the modA gene encoding molybdate ABC transporter substrate-binding protein, whose amino-acid sequence is MKGFVVGAGLALALLAGCSADTSTTTLDVSAASSLKTAFTAIADEFERRHDGVTVSLSFDGSSTLVNQIKQGAPADVFAAADEKNMAKLGAAALDPRIFATNTLVIVTAPGNPRNIRSFADLDEPGVTTVVCQPAQPCGAATEAVERTTGVTVDAASEEQSVNAVLTKVTTGQADAGVVYVTDTRAAGDKVHTVADPAFAAVVNTYPITTLAGADARDLGAQFVELVLGPDGQAILTGAGFGPP
- a CDS encoding TOBE domain-containing protein — encoded protein: MSAIRIKDAAALLGVSDDTIRRWITTGVLEQSDEGSVATVDGARLAALARERAVAPDDGAAVARSARNRFTGLVTDVQMDGVMAQVTLQCGPFEVTSLMSAQSARELALAPGAVATAVVKATTVMVETVKGTR
- a CDS encoding ATP-binding cassette domain-containing protein, with amino-acid sequence MSSVTVPATAPGDVATPDVAIEAIDLVKRFGDFTAVDGVSFTVPRGSVLGLLGPNGAGKTTIVRMMTTLSPPTSGTARIAGYDVREQPGMVRQNMGLTGQAATVDEILTGRENLRMIGGLYGIGRKPLARRSEELLEQFSLGEAGDKQVKSYSGGMRRRLDLAVSLLATPPVLFLDEPTTGLDPRSRSELWDVLRDLVADGTTLLLTTQYLEEADQLADDIVVIDKGTIIAHGTSLQLKEQAGSASLVLTVSHADDLPAAEALLSKNGAEVFVDTAARRLTTGAGGLGDLPRVAAWFDESGIAVDDFGLARPSLDDVFLSLTGHRAEDTDHTIDEENP
- a CDS encoding ABC transporter permease, which translates into the protein MTTTAHASTVVADRPRTHPTTIWQQSWIMVKRNMIHTKRMPEMLSDVTIQPIMFVLLFAYVFGASIQTDSASYKEFLLPGIMGQTIVFTAFIVSTGITADLEKGIIDRFRSLPIQRSSVLIGRSIASLLHSSIGIVVMAVTGLAIGWRIRGSFGEAVLAFALLVLFGFAMIWFGILIGSWLRTVEAVNGFMFSVLFPITFLSNAFVPTEPMPTWLQTIAEWNPMSSLVQALRVLWGNGPAFGSDAALPLQYPVIATVLWSVALTLAFAPFALRAYNKRTQD